TTGACGGGAAAGGCTTCGGGATCACGGGCCACTCAACAAATGACAATCTCTAAAAATTAGAGGTTGCCATAAGGAGGCATAATGGCTGACTTCTACCACGCCGGGACCATCACGACCCTTCACAGGCTGGGGAAACCCAAGACCGAGCGCCTTCTGGCGGAACTCGAGCTTTACAGTCTCGTGCGCCCGATAGCGCTGGTCCTCCCCGCGCTTTATTCGGATGTCATGAGCGAGGCCATGAAGGGCATCAGGGAGGAGCTCAAGGGGGCCCGCTTCATAAGGGAGATCGTCCTTGTGCTCGGCCCGGCAACCGATGACGAGTACAGGGCTGTCAAGGAGTTCATGTCAGTCCTCCCGCACGAGGTCACGATAATCCACACGAGCGGGAATAGGATGAGGGAGCTCTACTCCACCCTCGAGCAAAAGGGGGTGAGCCCAGGGAAGGACGGCAAGGGCAGGTCCGCCTGGACGGCCTATGGCTACGTCATAGCTAGCGGCAAATCGAGCATAATAGCGTTGCATGACTGCGACATACAGAACTACAGCCTAGACCTACTGGGCAGGCTATGCTACCCGGTCGTGAGCCCGACCCTCGACTACGTCTTCTGCAAGGGCTACTACGCGCGCATAACCGACAGGATGCACGGCAGGGTCACGAGGCTCTTCCTCACCCCGCTCGTGAGGGCGCTCCAGAAGATGGTCGTGAACCAGCCTTTCATAGATTTCCTCGACGGCTTCAGGTACCCGCTCGCCGGGGAGTTCTCGATGACCGTGGACGTGGCCAGGATAAACAGGATACCCTGGGACTGGGGCCTTGAGGTGGGGATGCTCGCCGAGGTCTACAGGAACTACACGACCAAACGCGTATGCCAGGTCGACATAGCCGAGAACTATGAGCACAAGCACCAGATACTCTCGGCCGAGGACCCCTCTACAGGGCTCATGAAGATGAGCATCGATATAGCGAAGTCCATATTCAGGACCGTCGCGTCAGAGGGGGTCGTCTTCTCGGACGGGTTTTTCAAGTCGCTCATGGCCGCTTACCTCAAGATGGCCGAGGACAGCATAGTGAAATACGAGAGCGACGCGGCGATTAACGGTCTCTTCTACGACAGGCACGAGGAGGCGGCGATGGTCGACGCCTTCACCAGGTCGATAATGGAGGCGGCAAAGACGATAAGCGAAAGCCCGCTCGGGGCCCCCATGATACCCAACTGGAACAGGGTCATCTCGGCGACCCCCGGAATTCTGGAGCGCCTCAAGGCAGTCATAGAGGAGGACAACAAGCTCGCCTTCAGTGCGGCCTCTCGTCCCCAGCAAGGAAACTCTCAAGCACAGTGAGGAAGTTTCCGTAGGAGATAGGTTCCTCAGTGAGCCTGTCCATGGATTGGAGTATCCTTTCGGAGAGATCCATATACCTTTTCTTCCCGGTTCCGCGGTAAAGACGGAGGAGCAGCGAGGCCGCAGCCGAATTGCCGGACGGGATGTCGTTGTCGTAGAGGTCGCGCTCGCGGACGAAGAGCCGCTCCTGGTCGATACCCGTATCGAAGAAGAGCTCGCTCGATTCGTCGTAGAATATCTCCATCATCCTCTCGGCAAGCCTCTCCCCCTCTGAGAGCCATTCCTCCTCGCCGGTCTCGTCGTAGATGGAGAGGAGACCCTCTGCAAGGAGGGCGTAGTCCTCGAGCATCCCTTTCACATCCCCGCTCCCGTCAAGAAAGTACCGGAGCATCCGTCCGTCCCGGTCGCGGAGCGACGATAGGAGGAACCTGGCGGTGCGCTTCGCCTCGTCCTCGAAATCTCGCCTCCTGAACGCGCCCGATGCCCTGGAAAGCGCCGAGATTGCGAGCCCGTTCCATGCCGTTATTATTTTTCTGTCGAATTGGGGCGGTCTCCTCCGCATCCTGACTTCGAGCATGCGCGCCTTCATCTTCCGGATGTCCTCCGGGACCGGCTCGTCCGCCTCCCTCTCCCGCCTGTTTACCCGGAGCGTGTTCCTCCCCTCGTAATTCCCCTCCTCCGTGACGGAGAAGAATTCAATGAACCTCTCGGCCTCGTCCCCGAGGACCTCCCGTATCTCTTCAGGCCTCCAGACGTAGTAGGCCCCTTCCACGCCCTCCACGTCCGCATCCACCGAGGAATAAAAGCCGCCCATCTCGCCCCTCATCTCACGGACGAGATAGGAGAGCGTTTCAAGCGCGACTTCCCGGTAGAGCCCGAGGCCGGTCTCCTTGTAGGCGGCGGTGTAAAGGGATGAGAGCAGGGCGTTATCGTATAGCATCTTCTCGAAATGAGGTATGTCCCAGTTCTCGGCTACCGAGTACCTGTGAAAGCCGCCGCCCAGGTGGTCGTAGATCCCGCCTCTGGC
The genomic region above belongs to Deltaproteobacteria bacterium and contains:
- a CDS encoding thioredoxin domain-containing protein is translated as MANAHRQANHLKDQRSPYLKQHELNPVDWYPWGSEALQKAKREDKPLIISIGYASCHWCHVMERESFEDEETARIMNENFVNIKVDREERPDLDSLYIKAVQAMTGHAGWPLTVFATPDGVPFYGGSYFPPEDMRGMPSFRKVLMAVSLAYRKNRDKIETVTADVERTLGGRAEIAPIELRSEVADIAYDAARLYFDPVNGGFGRGTKFPHAMFLDFLLRYHKRTGKEEALSMVKRTLSSMARGGIYDHLGGGFHRYSVAENWDIPHFEKMLYDNALLSSLYTAAYKETGLGLYREVALETLSYLVREMRGEMGGFYSSVDADVEGVEGAYYVWRPEEIREVLGDEAERFIEFFSVTEEGNYEGRNTLRVNRREREADEPVPEDIRKMKARMLEVRMRRRPPQFDRKIITAWNGLAISALSRASGAFRRRDFEDEAKRTARFLLSSLRDRDGRMLRYFLDGSGDVKGMLEDYALLAEGLLSIYDETGEEEWLSEGERLAERMMEIFYDESSELFFDTGIDQERLFVRERDLYDNDIPSGNSAAASLLLRLYRGTGKKRYMDLSERILQSMDRLTEEPISYGNFLTVLESFLAGDERPH
- a CDS encoding glycosyl transferase, whose amino-acid sequence is MADFYHAGTITTLHRLGKPKTERLLAELELYSLVRPIALVLPALYSDVMSEAMKGIREELKGARFIREIVLVLGPATDDEYRAVKEFMSVLPHEVTIIHTSGNRMRELYSTLEQKGVSPGKDGKGRSAWTAYGYVIASGKSSIIALHDCDIQNYSLDLLGRLCYPVVSPTLDYVFCKGYYARITDRMHGRVTRLFLTPLVRALQKMVVNQPFIDFLDGFRYPLAGEFSMTVDVARINRIPWDWGLEVGMLAEVYRNYTTKRVCQVDIAENYEHKHQILSAEDPSTGLMKMSIDIAKSIFRTVASEGVVFSDGFFKSLMAAYLKMAEDSIVKYESDAAINGLFYDRHEEAAMVDAFTRSIMEAAKTISESPLGAPMIPNWNRVISATPGILERLKAVIEEDNKLAFSAASRPQQGNSQAQ